The nucleotide window AATGCATCTTGTGAACCCAGAACttcccaaaacaaaataaaggaattTTTTCAGTTCCTTGGAATTCTCTCATAGAAAAGCAAGCTGGCCTCACTGGAAAGAACACCTTCCACTGAAACAGCATGCACTTGAGAATCTGAAATACAAAACCAACGCATTGGAGTTTGATTGAGGTAATCATCAGAGACGTCTTCTGAAGACTCCACTCTTACAGATCTGTAAACAGTGTAATGCCCACTTCCAGCTTTTCCAAAGTGTTCCACAACAGAAACAAGTTGATACAAACATGTTTCTTGAGGAACTAAATTACAAGAAACATCTACCTGCACAAAGCACAACATAGTGAGAATATGAAAAGCACCTCCACCACGAAGTCAATATCACATTAATCATCTTTCCATTTTTAAGATTAAGACTATCCCACCAAAAAATACCGTGGTCCAATCTAAAAAAAAAGGCATCAATATTAGTAGAATTATCCTCACAATTAATTAGTTGAATGCttttgagtttgattttagcaCAATCTAAAAAAATGGCTTGTGGTGAAAAATCTTGTTTTGGATCCGTGACATGAAAGAAATTTACCtagaggaaagaaaattctAGTTTATATTTGACAAATAAGATTTATGGATGGACAGATACGTGAAGCTTCTTTAAAGGGGGCATATTATGGACAGACACAAGATGCAAGGTGATAGAGGTTCCATCACAAGGATATGGGATTTCAAAGTTCAGTGCAAAATAAATGCATCaatatcaaaaaaattaaaccaaccTGGTCAATTGATTGCATATGTGTATCTGAGTGAATGCTTTCTGAAGAACCAGAGCAGGGAAATACAGTGTCACTATGAAGTGCCTGTCCATTTGTAGAGGAGACAAATCCATCATCAATAACACCATCTGAATTGATCTGCTCTCTTGTTGCTCCATAAAGGCCACTAAATTTCAATGTACTTATCTCAGATTGCAGATCAGAATGATTTGGGAAAAAATTTCTTCTGTTATACTTCAAATTTAATGGCAAACTTTGTACATCTATGTCCTGTGTCTTTACTCCCAGTCTAGTTGTCATGAATGACAACACATCCAAAATCAATGGAAAAGAAATATGGCCCTGCATTACCATCATCACAACAAAATTCTACCACGaaatttaatgaatatttatatGCTACTCAATTATTACCGTCTTTTGTTCAAGTACAACCAATCTATAATAATATTCAAGTTTACATCCTAATTAAAAGAACAATCAATTTGGCATTAGGTCTGGGgaacttttcttttccttttgggaGGGGGTGGGACAAAAGCTGAGACAAATCCAATACGTCAGAGATTCAATTACCTGCAGTTTGACTAGCTCTCCAAAGACATTCATATAAACTCTTTTCAACTGGATGCATAAAATCTGCAACCAGACAATCATGTTTCAGTAGTTCAGACATTGAACTACACAAGAAAAGCTAGTTGAGGAAATGATAAATGTCAGATCAGAAAACACAGTATGCATACCCTTGGGCACCTTGCAATACTTAGCTGCTTCAGAGTATGTGAAAACCTGTTTGACCAGGGTAGTTTATCAAGATTATACATTTTTCGGCAATTGCAGATTTCTGGGTCAGAGCATCTCCTTATCATTTTGAGTTCTACCTGAGTTAAGCACAGAAACCATATTGGACAAACATAAAGAATAATTGCTAGATTTGGCAACCACCAACTATGCATCTCTAAACTGCCTTTATATGTCTCTAAATGAATGAAATATTCACACAGGGATGACCTCATTTCCTTCCATTATAGAAAGATACTTGATTGCAGCATTATGCCAACAGTGGCTGCAGCGATAATTTTCAACATGTTCAGCAACAATGAACTGCTTCAGGCAATCCACCAGGGTACAACCAACTCTCTGAAATATGCCAGTGTCTTATTTAATAATCAGGGAGCTACAGGAGGAGTGCAGCACttctattataaaagaaataacaatGAAGCTAGAGTATGAgtgaaattagttttaaaacttACCATTGAGGAAGTATCACTAAGCACAGGTGAAAGAGGCAAACAATCAAAATGTTCGAAGTTAATCGAGATCTGCACTGAATAaatataaagttaaaaatataataaatgactGTCACAAAGGGACATTATCATAGTTACATTAAGAATAATGATAGAGGGAagttgttttaaaaaacaaaaataaatatttatgt belongs to Glycine soja cultivar W05 chromosome 5, ASM419377v2, whole genome shotgun sequence and includes:
- the LOC114413187 gene encoding ubiquitin carboxyl-terminal hydrolase 27-like isoform X3, encoding MRFDENAMNWIGATVGDLVGTVGAILSLKDTKVAIPFTFAADNSSFEKSLFVPGLQNLQNNCFLNVVLQALASCFCFQSFLHGVIGECGKLSSVSAERVTLSPRKMMLAMSNNIPNFNLTSQQDAAEAFLHLLCLLREEFGGCYAPKMSSLADIFASNNRILTPIQRDCQSEQERWQQLFLGPFDGILGSRLTCQSCSSLISINFEHFDCLPLSPVLSDTSSMRVGCTLVDCLKQFIVAEHVENYRCSHCWHNAAIKYLSIMEGNEVELKMIRRCSDPEICNCRKMYNLDKLPWSNRFSHTLKQLSIARCPRILCIQLKRVYMNVFGELVKLQNFVVMMVMQGHISFPLILDVLSFMTTRLGVKTQDIDVQSLPLNLKYNRRNFFPNHSDLQSEISTLKFSGLYGATREQINSDGVIDDGFVSSTNGQALHSDTVFPCSGSSESIHSDTHMQSIDQVDVSCNLVPQETCLYQLVSVVEHFGKAGSGHYTVYRSVRVESSEDVSDDYLNQTPMRWFCISDSQVHAVSVEGVLSSEASLLFYERIPRN
- the LOC114413187 gene encoding ubiquitin carboxyl-terminal hydrolase 27-like isoform X1, producing MRFDENAMNWIGATVGDLVGTVGAILSLKDTKVAIPFTFAADNSSFEKSLFVPGLQNLQNNCFLNVVLQALASCFCFQSFLHGVIGECGSKDLDENMPLALALATLLEELSSVSAERVTLSPRKMMLAMSNNIPNFNLTSQQDAAEAFLHLLCLLREEFGGCYAPKMSSLADIFASNNRILTPIQRDCQSEQERWQQLFLGPFDGILGSRLTCQSCSSLISINFEHFDCLPLSPVLSDTSSMRVGCTLVDCLKQFIVAEHVENYRCSHCWHNAAIKYLSIMEGNEVELKMIRRCSDPEICNCRKMYNLDKLPWSNRFSHTLKQLSIARCPRILCIQLKRVYMNVFGELVKLQNFVVMMVMQGHISFPLILDVLSFMTTRLGVKTQDIDVQSLPLNLKYNRRNFFPNHSDLQSEISTLKFSGLYGATREQINSDGVIDDGFVSSTNGQALHSDTVFPCSGSSESIHSDTHMQSIDQVDVSCNLVPQETCLYQLVSVVEHFGKAGSGHYTVYRSVRVESSEDVSDDYLNQTPMRWFCISDSQVHAVSVEGVLSSEASLLFYERIPRN
- the LOC114413187 gene encoding ubiquitin carboxyl-terminal hydrolase 27-like isoform X2, giving the protein MRFDENAMNWIGATVGDLVGTVGAILSLKDTKVAIPFTFAADNSSFEKSLFVPGLQNLQNNCFLNVVLQALASCFCFQSFLHGVIGECGSKDLDENMPLALALATLLEELSSVSAERVTLSPRKMMLAMSNNIPNFNLTSQQDAAEAFLHLLCLLREEFGGCYAPKMSSLADIFASNNRILTPIQRDCQSEQERWQQLFLGPFDGILGSRLTCQSCSSLISINFEHFDCLPLSPVLSDTSSMRVGCTLVDCLKQFIVAEHVENYRCSHCWHNAAIKYLSIMEGNEVELKMIRRCSDPEICNCRKMYNLDKLPWSNRFSHTLKQLSIARCPRILCIQLKRVYMNVFGELVKLQGHISFPLILDVLSFMTTRLGVKTQDIDVQSLPLNLKYNRRNFFPNHSDLQSEISTLKFSGLYGATREQINSDGVIDDGFVSSTNGQALHSDTVFPCSGSSESIHSDTHMQSIDQVDVSCNLVPQETCLYQLVSVVEHFGKAGSGHYTVYRSVRVESSEDVSDDYLNQTPMRWFCISDSQVHAVSVEGVLSSEASLLFYERIPRN